One stretch of Ooceraea biroi isolate clonal line C1 chromosome 4, Obir_v5.4, whole genome shotgun sequence DNA includes these proteins:
- the LOC105278564 gene encoding uncharacterized protein LOC105278564: MADSSYEKGLTELSKMKVTDLRAELKQRGLPTTGNKNELVERLQLAIHGDSALSLDETTEEILDEDEVLGDEEIEELSSKPDSQVIAAKRKLSTESNNMNAKKIVLNRKPVLEEIKNDQVEKKENNSTKLPDDTPPEKKIIKLSELGIKERLEMRAKKFGMPLSEAAKKEARLARFNVNNQNNKSAASIKTPVPTTYETLKKRAERFGSSVSTLMEKAELAERLEKRKARFGEVKPVENKLKCYICSPAAQTKTNDQSAAAAAKLCNCKEWSERNSQEAVFYKRLIAVLLSNLVMQRIDDRLIGMIGIEASSSQFEYLQDFVNGQGSMREVDRILGSVIKQSGSSTYQYMAEISHYLNVLSERLMHYVSLMKERWDVTVISLVVIASFMILRKQRFSRGLVIFLMIDIIFVISFFITWWRLIQEAEIKLMAAQAQFAEMPIACKPHKMGLWDKMIASFSSTNDCEKYYESIMTNPRLQVTPAFALTHFLSTAILQPVSYFGVVISEFIDNATNKLGFIYKLPVTLFLFLSFCICIILLPFFLLGGSFNLGFGPFLKFGVKARANLNETQDRIERIYENTSTKKRLKHSDKAMKQITLEKDDDLAGGDTISGGDTCHLSEKCKNCKCKNANGNEAEDVEREKKEEGDGDC; this comes from the exons GTGACTGACTTAAGAGCTGAATTGAAGCAAAGAGGACTTCCTACTACAGGCAATAAAAACGAACTAGTAGAGAGACTTCAGTTAGCAATTCATGGAG ATTCCGCATTGTCCTTGGATGAAACTACGGAAGAAATTTTGGATGAAGATGAAGTACTTGGT GACGAAGAAATAGAAGAATTGTCGAGCAAGCCAGATTCACAGGTGATTGCTGCAAAACGGAAACTATCCACAGAGAGCAACAATATGAACGCAAAGAAGATTGTGTTAAATCGCAAGCCTGTACTCGAGGAAATAAAGAACGACCAAGtggaaaagaaggaaaacaaCAGCACAAAATTGCCGGACGACACACCGCCCGAGaagaagattattaaattatcggAGCTTGGCATCAAAGAG AGGTTAGAGATGAGGGCTAAGAAATTTGGTATGCCGCTATCCGAGGCAGCGAAGAAAGAAGCTAGACTAGCACGATTTAATGTCAATAATCAAAACAATAAGTCGGCTGCATCTATAAAGACGCCTGTG CCTACTACGTATGAGACATTGAAGAAACGTGCTGAGAGATTTGGGTCCTCGGTGTCTACTTTAATGGAGAAG gcTGAATTGGCTGAACGATTGGAGAAAAGGAAAGCTAGATTTGGTGAAGTGAAACCTGTCGAGAACAAA ttaaaatgttatatttgcaGCCCAGCGGCGCAAACAAAGACGAACGATCAGTCAGCCGCTGCAGCAGCAAAGCTGTGCAACTGCAAAGAGTGGAGTGAGCGAAATAGCCAAGAAGCAGTCTTTTATAAACGCTTGATTGctgtattattatctaatctTGTCATGCAG AGGATCGATGACAGATTGATCGGTATGATTGGCATAGAGGCGTCCTCCTCACAATTCGAATACCTCCAGGACTTTGTGAACGGGCAAGGCTCCATGAGGGAAGTCGATCGAATTCTTGGCAGCGTAATTAAACAATCTGGCTCGTCGACGTATCAATACATGGCTGAGATATCGCACTATCTTAATGTGTTGTCGGAACGCCTGATGCACTATGTATCACTCATGAAAGAACGT TGGGATGTAACCGTAATCTCGTTAGTAGTTATAGCTAGTTTTATGATCTTGAGGAAGCAGAGATTCTCCCGAGGcttagttatttttttaatgatcgATATTATATTCGTCATAAGTTTCTTCATAACTTGGTGGCGGCTTATACAG GAAGCAGAAATCAAATTAATGGCGGCACAAGCACAATTTGCGGAAATGCCAATTGCTTGCAAGCCGCATAAAATGGGTCTGTGGGACAAGATGATAGCGTCATTTTCTT CTACAAATGATTGTGAGAAGTACTACGAATCGATCATGACCAATCCGAGATTGCAAGTAACACCGGCGTTCGCGTTGACGCACTTTCTCAGCACAGCCATTCTGCAGCCCGTATCGTATTTCGGAGTTGTTATATCGGAATTTATCGATAACGCTACTA ATAAACTGGGCTTCATCTACAAGCTGCCTGTTacgctctttcttttcttgagCTTctgcatatgtataatattgctGCCATTTTTCTTGCTCGGTGGATCTTTCAATTTGGGTTTCGGGCCATTTCTCAAATTCGGGGTAAAAGCAAGAGCAAATCTCAACGAGACACAAGATCGTATTGAACGGATTTATGAA AATACTTCGACCAAGAAACGGTTAAAGCATTCAGATAAAGCGATGAAACAAATTACGTTAGAAAAAGACGATG aTCTTGCTGGAGGTGATACCATTAGTGGAGGTGATACGTGCCATTTAagcgaaaaatgtaaaaattgcaagTGTAAGAATGCAAATGGAAATGAAGCTGAAGACGTTGAgcgcgagaaaaaagaagaaggagatgGCGATTGCTAA